From the genome of Alicyclobacillus sp. SO9:
AGTCTTTGCTGTCTGCATGACTTCACGTGCCGGAGTATTGACGAATACACCCATCGTTCTGCAACTTTGGTGAACGGATTCGCGAATGAGTTTGGCATTGACTGGATGCACGTAACGCCGGCTCTTTCTTACAAAAATAATTCCGATGTAATGGACTGCTGGCTCCTCAGTAAAAGACAAATCGTCTCCAGGTTGGATCCCGCAGATTTTGAGTTGTGTCATCGTTGAACTCCATCTGTTCTGGCAGACAATTGGCTTTGTCTTGGCTGTTGAAGGGAAGCAAACAAGTCTTTTAGCTGCCTGTCTGAAGCAGCCTGTCGCATCAGAGATTCTCCAACAAGCAGACCGTCAACACCGGCTGCTGCCATTCGTTTCGCGTCGTCTGGGGTTTTAATACCACTCTCGGCGATGACCGGTAAGTCAGACGGCACCAGTTTCATCACCTGCTCAGTTACACCTAAGTCTACATGGAATGACTTCAAATCGCGGTTATTGATGCCAAGCACTGAAGGTCCTGCACTCACAGCTGCTTCAAGTTCGCCTTCGCGGTGTACCTCGATAAGCACGTCAAGTCCACAATCCTTTGCATGGTCAGCCAACTCGTGCAGTCGGTCTCCAGGCAACGCTGCACAGATTAAGAGGACTGCGTCAGCACCAGCTGCTACAGCTTCATGAATCTGGACCTCATCAATGATAAAGTCCTTTCGCAAAATCGGAGCTTTGACCTGTTCTCGCACAGCAGCAAGGTCCTCTATGCTTCCTTGAAAATACTGTTCGTCCGTCAAGACAGAAATGGCAGCTGCCCCGTAAGCTTCGTACAGAGTGGCCGTAGCGACTGGATTGAAGTTGGGCTGGATCAGTCCTTTCGACGGACTGGCTTTTTTCACCTCAGCCACGATGGACAACTGTGCACCGGTTCGAATGCTGGCAGCAAACCCTGCCTGTGACGTACGCACCGCAGGCTCCATCAATTCCTTCCGGTGCCTCAACGCGTCAACTTCAATCTGCTTTGTTTCAAGAATCTTGGATAGAAATTCACTCACTGTGCGACCTCCACGTTGCTATACATGTGAGTTGCATCAATAAACCCTTGCATAACACGCATAGCCTTGCCCGCAGCAATCGCATGCTGCGCTTTTTCAACGCCCTCTCGCACGCTCTGAGCCAAGCCGCTGACGTAAAGCACAGCACCGGCGTTGTAGGCTACAATATCCCGGGACGGTCCGTTCGTGTCTGTGAATATATTTCGAATGAGTCCTGCGTTTTCTTCAGCATTCCCTCCCGTAATTTCCGACAGCGGTGCTCGCTTCAAACCCACATCTTCAGGCTGTAGTGTGAAAGTCTTAACCTTTCCGTCCTTGACTTCTGCCACCAGCGTGCCTCCGCTTATAGAAAGTTCGTCAATGCCCCCGTGTCCGTGAACAACGAGTGCATGTTTGCTGCCAAGCTGGGACAGAGCCTCAGCGACCTTCTCAACTAGGTCAGCACGAAATACGCCTAAAACTTGTCGCTGTGGGTTTGCAGGATTGGTAAGGGGTCCGAGGATGTTGAAAATGGTGCGAAAACCCAGCTCTTGACGGGGTTGTGCTGCGTGTTTCATGGCAGGATGGTATTGGGGTGCAAAGAGAAAGGAGACACCGGTGTCTTCCAAACACAGGGTCGCCTCCGAATGCCCGATATCAATTTTGGCACCTAAGGCCTGCAGTACGTCCGCACTGCCGCTGTGGCTTGATACCGCTCTGTTCCCGTGTTTAGCCACATAAGCTCCTGCTGCAGCCGCAACAA
Proteins encoded in this window:
- the trpC gene encoding indole-3-glycerol phosphate synthase TrpC, giving the protein MSEFLSKILETKQIEVDALRHRKELMEPAVRTSQAGFAASIRTGAQLSIVAEVKKASPSKGLIQPNFNPVATATLYEAYGAAAISVLTDEQYFQGSIEDLAAVREQVKAPILRKDFIIDEVQIHEAVAAGADAVLLICAALPGDRLHELADHAKDCGLDVLIEVHREGELEAAVSAGPSVLGINNRDLKSFHVDLGVTEQVMKLVPSDLPVIAESGIKTPDDAKRMAAAGVDGLLVGESLMRQAASDRQLKDLFASLQQPRQSQLSARTDGVQR
- the trpD gene encoding anthranilate phosphoribosyltransferase — its product is MHEFIRTTLKSVANGNTLTADEAETFMNLLMEGQSSPVQTAGLLAAMSVRGETVAEIVGFAKAMRSHSVHIDVQHDIVDTCGTGGDGGHTFNISTASAFVAAAAGAYVAKHGNRAVSSHSGSADVLQALGAKIDIGHSEATLCLEDTGVSFLFAPQYHPAMKHAAQPRQELGFRTIFNILGPLTNPANPQRQVLGVFRADLVEKVAEALSQLGSKHALVVHGHGGIDELSISGGTLVAEVKDGKVKTFTLQPEDVGLKRAPLSEITGGNAEENAGLIRNIFTDTNGPSRDIVAYNAGAVLYVSGLAQSVREGVEKAQHAIAAGKAMRVMQGFIDATHMYSNVEVAQ